A genomic segment from Montipora foliosa isolate CH-2021 chromosome 9, ASM3666993v2, whole genome shotgun sequence encodes:
- the LOC137970253 gene encoding uncharacterized protein: MDAPKAIFKGKSLESSGHVFNVECHTISPNLKYCFVRGKCVSQERTHNKPYELWICLHKESGEVATAECNCVAGLGEVCKHVGALLHLIALEVRKGNNKTCTSLPQTWGHPSVGARKKYGPKKLSEIRVKKAKNRAKSFLCMREKKSVDRSSFDPRSLKDRTPMHLADIDLENLSLASNGNCVILLYKNPHLSCASQEPDISHVVHEEIVSTEKAEEPMPLLCQAEMVSQGYPTVQEQCEQLVRELSWSTEQSNIIAKKSVGQSSNSTWALNRVGIITASRMLSVLRKTDEAGRVKDQQSTDNLTIQILGYKKEVKTKAMN; this comes from the exons ATGGACGCCCCAAAGGCGATTTTCAAGGGAAAGAGCTTGGAAAGCTCTGGACATGTTTTCAACGTGGAGTGCCACACTATAAGTCCCAACTTAAAGTACTGTTTTGTTCGAGGTAAATGCGTTTCACAGGAAAGAACTCATAATAAGCCATATGAGCTTTGGATTTGTTTACATAAAGAGAGTGGGGAAGTGGCGACTGCAGAATGTAACTGTGTTGCTGG attgGGTGAGGTATGCAAACATGTTGGTGCCTTGTTGCATCTGATTGCCTTAGAAGTGAGAAAAGGAAATAATAAAACTTGCACATCATTGCCCCAGACTTGGGGACACCCGTCAGTTGGAGCAAGGAAAAAATATGGCCCTAAAAAGCTTTCAGAGATTAGAGTTAAAAAAGCCAAAAATAGAGCTAAGTCTTTTCTTTgtatgagagaaaaaaaaagtgttgaTCGTTCTTCATTTGACCCTCGCTCTTTGAAAGACAGAACACCTATGCATTTGGCTGACATTGACTTGGAAAACCTATCCTTAGCCTCAAATGGAAACTGTGTTATCCTGTTGTATAAAAATCCCCATTTATCATGTGCAAGTCAGGAACCAGATATTAGTCATGTTGTTCATGAAGAAATTGTGTCAACTGAAAAGGCTGAAGAACCAATGCCTTTACTTTGTCAAGCCGAAATGGTTTCTCAGGGTTATCCTACTGTACAAGAACAGTGTGAACAGCTTGTCAGAGAATTATCTTGGAGTACTGAGCAAAGTAacattattgcaaaaaaaagtgTGGGACAATCCAGTAATTCAACATGGGCATTGAACAGGGTTGGTATTATCACTGCTTCACGAATGCTGTCTGTGCTAAGGAAAACTGATGAAGCTGGTAGAGTAAAAGACCAGCAGTCAACTGATAACCTTACCATTCAAATTCTTGGCTACAAaaaagaagtgaaaacaaaGGCCATGAACTAG